ATGGTAGTGAGATGCGCGGGCCGTCCCGACCGTGCACTGAGTGCATGGCGCGGCCATCAGCGCGTTCGCGTAGTGGCGGTCGACGCTGCGCATCCGCCACCGTTCGAAGACCCACGATTCCTCACGCTGCTGGTCCGGCGCGGCGACGCGCAGGCAACGGGACCGGCGGCCGCATCCGTGCGCAAGGTGGCTACCGCAGCCACAGCGACGACTCAGCGCACACCCGGTGAGGTCACGCCGCTGTTCGGCACCCGTGCGGACTGTGTCGCCGATGCCCCCGAGGCCTGGCAGGTCTTCGCGCAGATCGCGGGAGCTCCGGCGTCCGGTCTGGCGGGCACCGAGTGGCTGGCGGATCGCGACGGCTGGTTGCGCGCGCTCGCCCCGGCAGGACGTCGCGGCTGGGCAGACGGCGGTCTGATGTGCACGACGTCGATCTCACTGCAAGACGGCGACAAATCGTCGGCACGCGACCCGCTCACCGCCACGCTGCGCGAGATGGATGGCGACCCGGTGCGCTTCGTCAAAGGCGGCTTCGTGCATTGACGCGCATTGACGCCCATCTGTGCGCACCGCCAATCCCTCAACCTCAAGACCCTTCCGATCCACCACAGGCTTTCATCATGACGATTTCCCGACGCCGTTTCCTGCAGTACGTCACGACTTCCAGCGCTGCCGGCGCGCTGACCACGCTCACCCTGCCCGGCACTTCGTTCGCTCAATCGGGACGTCCTGTCCTCAAGGCGGGTGACCAGAAGGGCGGCCTGCGCGCGCTGCTCGAAGCGGCCGACGAACTGAAGCAGTTACCGTACGACATCCAGTGGACGGAATTCCCCGCCGCCGCGCCGCTGGCCGAAGCGCTCAACGCCGGTGCCGTCGACTGCGGGCCGATCGGCGACGCCCCGGTGATCTTCGCGCTGTCCGCCGGCGCGGCCATCAAGATCATCGGCGCCAATCGCTCGGACGCTTTCGGCACCGCCGTGCTCGTGCGCCCCGACGCGACGCTGCGCACCGCCGCCGACCTCAAGGGCAAGAACATCGGCACGACGCGCGGCTCCATCGGGCACTTCGTCACGCTCAAGGCGATCACGGCGGCAGGGCTTGCGCCGGGCGACGTCAATTTCCGCTTCCTTCCGCCCGCCGATACGATCACCGCATTGGCGAGTGGCTCGGTCGACGCCTGGGCCACGTGGGAGCCTTATACGGCAGTGGCGGAGACGACCGGGCGTGCACGGGTGCTGGTGAACGGGCGGGGGTTGTGGTCGGGGCTGAGCTATCTCGCCGCCACGGACGCCGCCATCGCCGCCAAACAGGAAGTGCTGCGCGACTTCCTTGCCCGGGTGGTGCGTGCGCAAGTCTGGTCGTATCAGCATGTGGACGCGTACTCGGCCGCGATGGCGCGCATCATCGGCATTCCGGCCGAAGCGGCGAAGCTCCAGTTCTCGCGGCGCGCCACGAAATGGCGCAATATCGACGACGCACTCGTTGCCGAACAGCAACGCACCGCAGACTTCTACGCGCAGGTCGGATTGCTACGTCAGCCGCTCGACGTCCGCCCGACCTTCGACCGGCGCTTCTCCGGCAAGGTGTGACTGTGCGCAACGCTTAAGCGGATGGGCGCAGGGCAGACCGATCGCCAACTGGCACGGTAGAAATCACGCCAACTGTCTATGGCGCCAGGCGAGGCGCGCCCCGACACTCTGACGATTCCCCGTCAGTCAGATTGCCCGTCTGCTCGCCCCTCACCGGGGATCGGTCATCGGGTAAAAGGTTCGCCATGATCGTCAGCACCGCGCTCTCCGCCCATCTTCTGGTCGCCTTCACGGCGTACTTCGTCAACGCCGCGAGTCCCGGTCCCAGCAATCTCGCGATCATGTCCATTGCCGCCAACCACGGCCGCCGTCCCGCGCTCACGTTCGCACTGGGCGTCATGTCCGGCTCGTTGTTCTGGGCGACGGTCGCCATGCTCGGGATCTCGGCCACGCTGCTCGCCTACGCGCAGTTTCTCGTCGCGCTCAAGCTCTTCGGCGGTGCTTATCTGCTGTGGCTGGCGTTCAAGTCGGGGCGTGCAGCGCTGCGTCCGTCAAAGGCAGCGACGTTCGTGCCGACGGACGCCAACGGGGTGTTGTCCCTCAAGCGCCTCTATGTGCGCGGCACGCTGTTCCATCTCACCAATCCGAAGGCGGTGCTGGGGTGGATGTCCGTGGTCGCGTTGTCGTCGGGGCCTGACGGGCGCATGCCGGTGGCCGTCGTGCCCGGCTGCGCAATGCTCGGGCTGATGATCTTCTGCGGCTACGCGATGTTGTTCTCGACGCAAACCGCGCGGCGTGTGTACCTCGGCGTCCGCCGTTGGCTCGACGGCTGTCTGGCCGTCGTCTTCGGTGCGGCAGGGTGGCAGTTGCTGACGTCGCGGGTTTGAGCTATACCTGCGCTCATGCTTAATTTCGACGCCGACGCCCTGATGCGTCTCGTAACCACGCCCATGCCCTACGGCAAGCACAAGGGCACGATGATCGCCGACCTGCCGGGCAACTACCTCAGTTGGTTTGCCCGCGAAGGCTTTCCCTCCAATGAGATCGGCCGCCTGCTCGCGCTGATGCACGAAATCGACCACAACGCGCTCGGCGAACTGCTCAAGCCGCTGCGGGCGCAGGCGCGTCCGAAATAAGCGGGACGCGCGCCTGCGCATTGCGCGCGAGGGCGGATCGCGCCAGCGCCCCGTGAGCATCGGCGGCAGACGACGTTTGACCCATTGCGTCTGTTGCTCATGCGCGTGTGCGAGCTGCAATACAGCGAGATCCGCCTGCGCCGGACCGATGATCTGCAAACCCATCGGCAGCCCGCGCGCGTCGAACCCGACCGGCACGCTGATCGCCGGGAGTCCGGCCAGCGTCGGTCCGATCACGACCTCCATCCAGCGGTGATAGGTGTCCATCGGCTTGCCTGCGACCGAGGTCGGCCAATGCGTCTGCGCGTCGAACGGGAAGACTTGCGCCGATGGCAGCAGCAGGAAATCGTAACGCTCGAACAGACGCGCCAGCGAGCGATACCACTCGCTGCGGTCGATGGAGGCACGGAATACGTCGGTCGCACGCAGTGACGCGCCGCCTTCGACCTCCCATTGCGCTTCGGGCTTGAGCTTCTCGCGACGCGCCGGATCGGCGTACATCTCGCCGAGCGAGCCGTTCACCATCCAGTGACGCAGCGTGAGCCACGTCTGCCAGAGCCGGTCAGGCGCAAAGTCGGGCGCGCACGCCTCGACGTCGCACCCGATCGCGCCGAAGTCCTTCAGCGATGCCTCGCACAGCGCCATCACACCGTCTTCCATCGGCAGATAGCCGCCGTAGTCACCGAGCCAGCCGAGCTTCATTCCCTTGACATCGCGCTGCAAGGCACCGGCGAAGCGGGACGCACCGTTCGCAATCGACAGCGGGCTGCGTTTGTCGTAACCGGACTGGGTGTCGAGAAGTTGCGCGACGTCGGCGACCGTGCGTCCCATCGGTCCTTCGGTGCTCATTTGCTGCACGAAGACCTCCGGTGCAGGACCGTACGGCACACGGCCTTGCGACGGCCGGAATCCGTAGACGTTACCGAACGCCGCCGGGTTGCGCAGCGAGCCCATGAAGTCGCTTCCGTCGGCCACCGGCAACAGGCGCAGCGCCAGTGCGCTGCCCGCGCCGCCGCTACTGCCACCGGCAATACGCGTGGGGTCGTAGGCGTTGACCGTGGTGCCGAAAACGGGGTTGTAGCTGTGCGAGCCGAGTCCGAACTCGGAGACGTTCGTCTTGCCGATGAAAATGGCCCCGGCCGCCCGGATGCGCGACACGCTGATGCTGTCCTGCGTGTCCGGGGCGTCGGATGTCAACGGCGAACCCTTGCGCGTGGGCAATCCGGCGCACGACGCGATGTCCTTCACCGCGTGCGGCATGCCGTGCATCCAGCCGAGCGATTCGCCGCTTGCCAGTTGACGGTCACGTACGTCGGCTTCGGCCAGCAACGTCTGCGCGTCGCGCAGCGACACGATGGCGTTGACCTCGGGGTTGTACTGCGCGATGTGCGCAAGATACGCCTGCATCACCTCGCGGCAGGACACGCGACGACGGTGAATGGCGTCGGACAGTGCCAGCGCGTCGAGTGCGACGATGTCGTTCAGGTTCGGCACGGCGGCCATGTCTCTCTCCTCGCTATGGGTGGTATCGACGTCATGCGGTGCGACGTCTCAATCGGATGCGTCATTGTCGGCCAATCCCGGCCCGATACCGAAGCGAAGAAATTATTTCATATATTCGCTATCGGGAATCGCGCATCCACAGTGACGTTGCGAGGCAAAAAAAACGCGGCCCGACGTTCATCGGGCCGCGTTGGCTTTCCTGCCAAACCACAATCGAATCAGTGCGTCAGCGGATCGAGACCGGTGGATTCGACGTCCTTGGCCGCAGCCGGCGCCGCCATGTAGGTCAGCAGCTTCGTCGCTTGCTCCGGGTGCGGGGCATTCACCGGCACGCCACCGGCAAAACGCGTGACCGATTGCAGCGACTCGGGAATCTTGCCCGCGAAGGCAATGCCCTTGACCGGCAGCAATTCGCTCACCTGTTGCAAACCGAGCGCGTAATCGCCCGCCGCCACCTTCTCGGCCACCGGCGTCTTTTGCACCATCACCGCCTTGCCCTGCATCTGTTCGGCAATGCCCAGTTTCTTAAACAGTTCGCGCTCGACATACACGCCGCTCGCGCTGTCCGAGTACGCGACCGATTTGGCCGCCAGCAGCGCTGCCTTCAGCTTCTCCGGCGTGCTGACATCCGGCACCACGTCACCGGCTTTGACCACGACGCCGATGCGCGAGTCGGCCAGATCGACGCGCGAGTCCGCACGCACTTTACCGGCCTTGATCAGGTCGTCGAGCGCGTAGCCGACCATGATGACGACGTCGGCCGACTCGCCGCGCGCCAGCCGGTTCGGGATCGCTTCGGGCGCCTTGCCCATCGACGGCCCCCACGCCGTGTCGACGTGATCGCCACTGGCCGCTTCGAACTTCGGCAGCAGCAGCTTGTAGGCGGCCGTGAACCCGCCGGAGTTCATCACGTTCAGATTTTCTGCGCTCGCCGGTGCTGCGGCGAGCGTTGCCGTCAGGACGATGCCCGCACCCAGTGCGCTCAGCAGACGTCGCGTCGAAATGCCTTTCATGGTGTGACCTGTCTCTCGTTATTGTGAATTGGGACGGTGCGCACGCCGTGCCGCTGCGGGACTTGCGGCAATGGCGGCGTCCGGTATCCGGTGATATCAGCCTGCGGCGAGTCCGACGGGACGCTGACCGCCACGGCGGCCGCGATAGAGCGCCAGCGTCGCGCAGATGGCGCACAGCGCTGCGAAGCTCATCCAGTAGCCCGGTGCGGCCTTGTCGCCCGTCGCGTGAATCAGGTAGGTCGACAGCGCCGGTGTGAAACCGCCGAAAAGCGCCGTCGCCAGGCTATACGCGAGCGAGAAACCGGCGACGCGCACGTCCGGCGGCATGACTTCGGTCAGCGCCGGGATCATCGCGCCGTTGTACATGCCATACAGGAACGAGAGCCACAGCAGTGCGACCAGCATGCGAGTAAAGCTCGGGGCCTGCACGAGGAACGAGAGCACCGGGTAAGCCGTCAGCAGCGTGAGGCCTGCGAAGAGCAGCAACACCGGACGACGACCGATACGGTCCGAGAGCGTGCCGCCGATCGGCAGCCAGATGAAGTTCGACACGCCAACGCACAGCGTGACGAGCAGCGCGTCGGCGCTCGACAGGTGCAGCACGCTCTTGCCGAACGTCGGGGCATAGACGGTGATGAGGTAGAACGCCGTCGTGGTCAACGCCACGAGCATGGTGCCGCCAATCACGACGCCAAGGTTCGCCGCCATCGAGCGGAACACTTCGCCGACCGACGGGTGACGCTTGCGTGCCTTGAACTCGTCGCTTTCCTGAAGCGAGCGGCGCAGCACAAAGATCACCGGCACGATCATGCACCCCACGAGGAACGGCAGACGCCAGCCCCATGACGCGATCTGCTGCGCGGTGAGCGTGAGCGAGAGCGTGAAGCCGAGCGCCGCCGAGACGACGATCGCGACCTGCTGGCTGGCCGACTGCCAGCTCGTGTAGAAGCCCTTGCGGCCCGGTGTGGCGATTTCCGCGAGATACACGGACACGCCGCCGAGTTCTGCACCGGCCGAGAAGCCTTGCAGCAAGCGGCCGATCAGCACCAGCACGGGGGCGGCGAGACCGATGGTTTCGTAGCCGGGCACGAAGGCGATGAGGATCGTGCCGCTCGCCATGATGGCCAGCGTCGTGACCAGCCCTTTGCGACGACCGACGTTATCGATGTAGGCCCCCAGCACGATGGCCCCGAGCGGACGCATCAGGAAGCCTGCGCCGAAGACGGCGAAGGTCAGCATGAGCGACGCAAACTCGCTGTCCGTCGGGAAGAAGACGCGGGAAATCTGGGTGGCGTAGAAACCGAACAGGAAAAAATCGAATTGTTCGAGGAAGTTACCGGCGGTGACGCGAATGACCGCGCCGACTTTCGAGGGTTGACGCGAAACTGCGTCTTGGGGGCGCTGTGACATGCGCTGTCTCCGTGTTGCCTGCGGCCCGGGGGGTCGGGCCGAGATTAATCGTCGCACTGCGTCTCTGCCAGGGACGTGTCGAGCCGTCACGGACGCTTGATGAAGCCGCTAATGGTGCGCCGGAAGTTCCGCGCTTGTGAATTGCATTTTTTGGAAAGATTGATGCGCCCACGCTATCAATGACAGGATGCTTATGCACCTACCGAGCGGTAACACGTTACACTCTGCGCCGCACCGGTATTTGCCCGCGCCCCCGTGCCGTCAGGGGTTTCAGGGTCCGCCGTGTGCTTGTACGGCATTCATCCCCCCATGTCATGGCGATCAACTTCGATCTGAACGATCTGCAGGCCTTCCGCGCGGTCGCGCAACTCGCGAGCTTCCGTCGTGCGGCCGAGTCGATTCATCTCTCCCAACCGGCGTTGTCGCGTCGCATCGACAAGCTGGAAGACGCGCTGGGCGTCAAACTTTTCGAGCGCAGTACGCGTCGCGTGGCACTGACCAATGTCGGCCGGGCCTTCGCCCGCGATGCCGAGCGGATTCTCGACGACCTCGACAATGCGCTGCTGGGCATTCGCGACGTCGCGTCGTCGAGTCTCGGGCACGTGACGATTGCCTGCGTGCCGTCGGCCGCCTACTACTTCATGCCGCAAGTGATCTCGCGCTATCACCGGGCGTTCCCGCGCATTCGCGTTTCGGTGCTCGACGCGAGCGCCAATGAGGTGCTGGCGGCCGTGGTGAACGGCGATGCCGATTTCGGGC
The Pandoraea oxalativorans genome window above contains:
- a CDS encoding MFS transporter; protein product: MSQRPQDAVSRQPSKVGAVIRVTAGNFLEQFDFFLFGFYATQISRVFFPTDSEFASLMLTFAVFGAGFLMRPLGAIVLGAYIDNVGRRKGLVTTLAIMASGTILIAFVPGYETIGLAAPVLVLIGRLLQGFSAGAELGGVSVYLAEIATPGRKGFYTSWQSASQQVAIVVSAALGFTLSLTLTAQQIASWGWRLPFLVGCMIVPVIFVLRRSLQESDEFKARKRHPSVGEVFRSMAANLGVVIGGTMLVALTTTAFYLITVYAPTFGKSVLHLSSADALLVTLCVGVSNFIWLPIGGTLSDRIGRRPVLLLFAGLTLLTAYPVLSFLVQAPSFTRMLVALLWLSFLYGMYNGAMIPALTEVMPPDVRVAGFSLAYSLATALFGGFTPALSTYLIHATGDKAAPGYWMSFAALCAICATLALYRGRRGGQRPVGLAAG
- a CDS encoding DUF3820 family protein, whose protein sequence is MLNFDADALMRLVTTPMPYGKHKGTMIADLPGNYLSWFAREGFPSNEIGRLLALMHEIDHNALGELLKPLRAQARPK
- a CDS encoding substrate-binding domain-containing protein, translating into MKGISTRRLLSALGAGIVLTATLAAAPASAENLNVMNSGGFTAAYKLLLPKFEAASGDHVDTAWGPSMGKAPEAIPNRLARGESADVVIMVGYALDDLIKAGKVRADSRVDLADSRIGVVVKAGDVVPDVSTPEKLKAALLAAKSVAYSDSASGVYVERELFKKLGIAEQMQGKAVMVQKTPVAEKVAAGDYALGLQQVSELLPVKGIAFAGKIPESLQSVTRFAGGVPVNAPHPEQATKLLTYMAAPAAAKDVESTGLDPLTH
- a CDS encoding ABC transporter substrate-binding protein codes for the protein MTISRRRFLQYVTTSSAAGALTTLTLPGTSFAQSGRPVLKAGDQKGGLRALLEAADELKQLPYDIQWTEFPAAAPLAEALNAGAVDCGPIGDAPVIFALSAGAAIKIIGANRSDAFGTAVLVRPDATLRTAADLKGKNIGTTRGSIGHFVTLKAITAAGLAPGDVNFRFLPPADTITALASGSVDAWATWEPYTAVAETTGRARVLVNGRGLWSGLSYLAATDAAIAAKQEVLRDFLARVVRAQVWSYQHVDAYSAAMARIIGIPAEAAKLQFSRRATKWRNIDDALVAEQQRTADFYAQVGLLRQPLDVRPTFDRRFSGKV
- a CDS encoding LysE family translocator, with amino-acid sequence MIVSTALSAHLLVAFTAYFVNAASPGPSNLAIMSIAANHGRRPALTFALGVMSGSLFWATVAMLGISATLLAYAQFLVALKLFGGAYLLWLAFKSGRAALRPSKAATFVPTDANGVLSLKRLYVRGTLFHLTNPKAVLGWMSVVALSSGPDGRMPVAVVPGCAMLGLMIFCGYAMLFSTQTARRVYLGVRRWLDGCLAVVFGAAGWQLLTSRV